From a single Gracilimonas sp. genomic region:
- the lhgO gene encoding L-2-hydroxyglutarate oxidase, with protein MYDFTIVGAGIVGLSTAYKLSLKYPEARILVLEKENKVAAHQTGKNSGVIHSGIYYKPGSYKAKNCVDGRHQLVDFCKKHGVAIEICGKVIVAADESEVPKLKEIYERGLQNEIEGIELIDADRLNELEPYVQGVAAIHVPCSGIVDYAGMCRKLMGLLEEGNGKVRFNSAVSNISNKGDEVIIEAGGDKISTRFLINCAGLYSDHVARFAGVHSPVKIVPFKGEYYELKPEAEYLVNDLIYPLPNPEFPFLGVHFTRMALGGIECGPNAVFAFKREGYKKLSFNLKETTETFNFPGFWKMAKEHWRMGLDEYKRSFSKKAFVKGLQKLIPDVREEHLKVSPAGIRAMALQPNGEILDDFYFEVVDRQIHVLNAPSPAATAGLAIGDEIVKRVEANFKPQPKLFVS; from the coding sequence ATGTACGATTTTACTATTGTTGGAGCCGGAATTGTAGGGCTCTCCACGGCTTATAAATTATCCCTCAAATATCCTGAAGCACGTATTCTCGTTTTAGAGAAAGAGAATAAAGTGGCGGCTCACCAAACAGGAAAAAACTCCGGGGTTATTCATTCGGGTATCTACTACAAGCCCGGCAGTTATAAAGCTAAGAACTGCGTGGATGGTCGTCATCAGCTGGTTGACTTCTGCAAAAAGCATGGCGTGGCCATAGAAATATGCGGCAAGGTAATTGTTGCTGCTGATGAGAGTGAAGTACCCAAACTTAAAGAGATTTATGAGCGCGGACTTCAAAATGAAATCGAAGGCATCGAGCTTATTGATGCTGACCGGCTGAACGAGCTGGAGCCCTATGTGCAGGGAGTAGCAGCTATCCATGTGCCGTGCTCCGGTATTGTAGATTACGCAGGCATGTGCCGCAAGCTGATGGGGCTTTTGGAAGAGGGAAATGGCAAAGTCAGGTTTAACAGTGCTGTTTCGAATATTTCGAATAAAGGGGATGAAGTTATAATCGAAGCCGGCGGCGATAAAATCAGCACCCGGTTCTTAATCAATTGTGCAGGGTTATATTCTGATCACGTGGCTCGCTTTGCAGGCGTTCATTCCCCGGTAAAAATTGTTCCGTTTAAGGGAGAGTATTACGAGCTCAAACCCGAAGCCGAATATCTTGTAAATGATTTGATTTACCCGCTGCCCAACCCTGAGTTTCCGTTTTTGGGGGTGCACTTTACGCGAATGGCTCTTGGTGGAATTGAATGCGGACCCAACGCAGTGTTTGCCTTCAAGAGAGAAGGGTATAAAAAGCTTTCCTTCAATCTGAAGGAAACAACTGAAACCTTCAACTTCCCCGGCTTCTGGAAAATGGCTAAAGAACACTGGCGAATGGGTTTGGATGAGTATAAGCGCTCCTTCTCCAAAAAAGCCTTTGTAAAAGGACTGCAAAAATTAATCCCGGACGTACGGGAAGAACACCTTAAAGTATCCCCGGCAGGAATCCGGGCTATGGCACTTCAACCGAACGGAGAAATCCTGGACGACTTCTACTTTGAAGTGGTTGATCGCCAAATCCATGTGCTTAATGCTCCGAGTCCGGCCGCTACAGCCGGCCTTGCTATAGGTGATGAAATCGTGAAAAGGGTGGAAGCTAATTTTAAACCTCAGCCTAAGTTATTTGTTTCCTGA